The Nocardioides sp. S5 genome includes a window with the following:
- the glgX gene encoding glycogen debranching protein GlgX, which produces MTETWPGNAYPLGATFDGSGTNFALFSEVAERVELCLFDPDPDNPGRFVETKLEVTEVDAYVWHCYIPTVQPGQRYGYRVHGPWDPTQGLRCNPSKLLLDPYAKATAGEIDWDQSLFAYNFGDEDSRNDDDSAAHMTHGVVINPFFDWEGDRRLAIPYNESFIYEAHVKGLTQLHPDVPEEQRGTYAGLAHPAITGHLAKLGVTAIELMPVHQFVQDSTLLDQGLRNYWGYNTLGFFAPHADYASSQQGQQVQEFKAMVKAMHAAGIEVILDVVYNHTAEGNHLGPTLSFKGIDNAAYYRLVEDDQRYYMDYTGTGNTLNVRHPHSVQLIMDSLRYWVTEMHVDGFRFDLAATLAREFYDVDKLSTFFEMVQQDPVVSQVKLIAEPWDIGPGGYQVGGFPPQWTEWNGAYRDTVRDFWRGEPSLGDFASRLSGSSDLYEHSGRRPFASINFVTAHDGFTLRDLVSYNEKHNDANGEDNNDGESHNRSWNHGVEGPTDDAEILGARAREQRNFIATLLLSQGVPMLLHGDELSRTQDGNNNTYAQDSEISWVHWDDADKPLIEFTAAVAKLRAEHPTFHRKRFFTGTTVRTGDGERLNDIVWLDLDGEPMEDQDWEGGKAIGMYLNGNGIAGKDARGGAITDDHFLLYFNADGDAQVTLPTEEYAAAWDVVIDTGGDADSEATLEAGGTVALGTHSLVVLREHSEPEASPDHSVAASLAARSGTDAP; this is translated from the coding sequence ATGACCGAGACCTGGCCCGGCAACGCCTACCCCCTGGGTGCCACCTTCGACGGCAGCGGCACGAACTTCGCGCTCTTCAGCGAGGTCGCCGAGCGCGTCGAGCTGTGCCTGTTCGACCCCGACCCGGACAACCCCGGCCGCTTCGTGGAGACGAAGCTCGAGGTCACCGAGGTCGACGCCTACGTCTGGCACTGCTACATCCCCACCGTGCAGCCCGGCCAGCGCTACGGCTACCGCGTCCACGGCCCGTGGGACCCGACGCAGGGGCTGCGCTGCAACCCCAGCAAGCTGCTCCTCGACCCCTACGCCAAGGCCACGGCCGGCGAGATCGACTGGGACCAGTCGCTGTTCGCCTACAACTTCGGCGACGAGGACAGCAGGAACGACGACGACTCCGCGGCGCACATGACCCACGGCGTGGTCATCAACCCGTTCTTCGACTGGGAGGGCGACCGCCGCCTCGCCATCCCCTACAACGAGTCCTTCATCTACGAGGCGCACGTCAAGGGCCTGACCCAGCTGCACCCCGACGTGCCCGAGGAGCAGCGCGGGACGTACGCCGGTCTGGCGCACCCCGCGATCACCGGCCACCTCGCCAAGCTCGGCGTCACCGCCATCGAGCTCATGCCGGTGCACCAGTTCGTCCAGGACTCCACCCTGCTCGACCAGGGCCTGCGCAACTACTGGGGCTACAACACCCTCGGCTTCTTCGCCCCGCACGCCGACTACGCCTCGAGCCAGCAGGGCCAGCAGGTCCAGGAGTTCAAGGCGATGGTCAAGGCCATGCACGCGGCGGGCATCGAGGTCATCCTCGACGTGGTCTACAACCACACCGCCGAGGGCAACCACCTAGGCCCCACGCTGAGCTTCAAGGGCATCGACAACGCGGCCTACTACCGCCTCGTCGAGGACGACCAGCGCTACTACATGGACTACACCGGCACCGGCAACACCCTCAACGTGCGCCACCCGCACTCGGTGCAGCTGATCATGGACTCCCTGCGCTACTGGGTCACCGAGATGCACGTCGACGGCTTCCGCTTCGACCTCGCCGCGACCCTGGCCCGCGAGTTCTACGACGTCGACAAGCTCTCCACCTTCTTCGAGATGGTGCAGCAGGACCCGGTCGTCAGCCAGGTGAAGCTGATCGCCGAGCCGTGGGACATCGGCCCCGGCGGCTACCAGGTCGGCGGGTTCCCGCCCCAGTGGACCGAGTGGAACGGCGCCTACCGCGACACCGTGCGCGACTTCTGGCGCGGCGAGCCCTCGCTGGGCGACTTCGCCTCGCGCCTGTCGGGGTCCTCCGACCTCTACGAGCACTCCGGCCGGCGCCCCTTCGCGAGCATCAACTTCGTCACCGCCCACGACGGCTTCACGCTGCGCGACCTGGTGTCCTACAACGAGAAGCACAACGACGCCAACGGCGAGGACAACAACGACGGCGAGAGCCACAACCGCTCGTGGAACCACGGCGTCGAGGGCCCGACCGACGACGCCGAGATCCTCGGGGCGCGGGCCCGGGAGCAGCGCAACTTCATCGCCACCCTGCTGCTCAGCCAGGGCGTGCCGATGCTGCTCCACGGCGACGAGCTCAGCCGCACCCAGGACGGCAACAACAACACCTACGCCCAGGACAGCGAGATCAGCTGGGTCCACTGGGACGACGCCGACAAGCCGCTCATCGAGTTCACCGCCGCGGTCGCCAAGCTGCGCGCGGAGCACCCGACCTTCCACCGCAAGCGCTTCTTCACCGGCACCACGGTGCGCACCGGTGACGGCGAGCGCCTCAACGACATCGTGTGGCTCGACCTCGACGGCGAGCCGATGGAGGACCAGGACTGGGAGGGCGGCAAGGCGATCGGCATGTACCTCAACGGCAACGGCATCGCCGGCAAGGACGCCCGCGGCGGCGCCATCACCGACGACCACTTCCTGCTCTACTTCAACGCCGACGGGGACGCGCAGGTGACGCTGCCGACCGAGGAGTACGCCGCCGCGTGGGACGTCGTGATCGACACCGGCGGTGACGCCGACTCCGAGGCGACGCTGGAGGCCGGCGGCACGGTCGCGCTCGGCACCCACAGCCTCGTCGTGCTCCGCGAGCACTCCGAGCCCGAGGCCAGCCCGGACCACTCGGTCGCCGCATCGCTGGCCGCCCGGTCGGGTACGGACGCTCCGTGA
- the treZ gene encoding malto-oligosyltrehalose trehalohydrolase: MRGPYDVWAPRPERVRLHVAGEVVAMTRGDDDWWSPAGPVPDGAVDYGYLLDDDPDPRPDPRSRRQPDGVHGLSRRDATAYEWADASWTGRQLAGSVIYELHVGTFTPGGTLDSAVERLDHLVDLGVDLVEVMPVNAFNGTHNWGYDGVAWFAVAESYGGPDAYRRFVDACHARGLGVVQDVVHNHLGPSGNYLPLFGPYLKAGRNTWGDLVNLDGEGSAEVRRYILDNVRMWFEDFHVDALRLDAVHALSDTSEVHLLEEMAIETAALSAHLRRPLTLIAESDLNDTTLVTPREAGGRGLDAQWSDDFHHAVHVALTGETTGYYADFEPLEALAKVCEKGFFHDGTFSSFRDRDHGRPVDTAHMPTWRLVVANQNHDQVGNRARGDRPAEHLDDDQVACAALLTLAGPFTPMLFMGEEWAASSPFAFFTSHPEPELGRATADGRIAEFEQMGWDPDEVLDPQDPETFHRSRLDWDERAGGRHAVVLDCYRRLGRLRRELPQLTDPDFGAVSCTVDGRLFTMRRGDLLVVVNTGEVATEVEVGDREVLFETPAGVVVRDGVLSVPSHAGALLGV, translated from the coding sequence ATGCGCGGTCCGTACGACGTCTGGGCCCCGCGGCCCGAGCGCGTCCGCCTGCACGTGGCCGGCGAGGTCGTCGCGATGACGCGCGGCGACGACGACTGGTGGTCGCCGGCCGGCCCGGTGCCGGACGGGGCGGTCGACTACGGCTACCTCCTCGACGACGACCCGGACCCGCGGCCCGACCCGCGCTCGCGCCGCCAGCCCGACGGCGTGCACGGGCTGTCGCGGCGCGACGCGACGGCGTACGAGTGGGCCGACGCCTCCTGGACCGGGCGCCAGCTCGCCGGGTCGGTGATCTACGAGCTGCACGTGGGCACGTTTACCCCCGGCGGCACGCTCGACTCCGCGGTCGAGCGGCTCGACCACCTCGTCGACCTCGGTGTGGACCTCGTCGAGGTGATGCCGGTCAACGCGTTCAACGGCACCCACAACTGGGGCTACGACGGCGTCGCCTGGTTCGCGGTCGCCGAGTCCTACGGCGGGCCGGACGCCTACCGCCGCTTCGTCGACGCGTGCCACGCCCGCGGGCTGGGCGTCGTGCAGGACGTGGTGCACAACCACCTCGGTCCTTCGGGCAACTACCTCCCGCTCTTCGGGCCCTACCTCAAGGCCGGGCGCAACACGTGGGGCGACCTGGTCAACCTGGACGGCGAGGGCTCGGCCGAGGTGCGGCGCTACATCCTCGACAACGTGCGGATGTGGTTCGAGGACTTCCACGTCGACGCGCTCCGCCTCGACGCGGTGCACGCGCTGAGCGACACCTCCGAGGTGCACCTCCTCGAGGAGATGGCGATCGAGACCGCCGCGCTGTCCGCGCACCTGCGCCGGCCGCTGACGCTCATCGCCGAGTCCGACCTCAACGACACCACCCTCGTCACCCCGCGCGAGGCCGGCGGCCGGGGCCTCGACGCGCAGTGGAGCGACGACTTCCACCACGCCGTCCACGTCGCGCTGACCGGCGAGACCACCGGCTACTACGCCGACTTCGAGCCGCTCGAGGCGCTGGCCAAGGTGTGCGAGAAGGGCTTCTTCCACGACGGGACCTTCTCCTCCTTCCGCGACCGCGACCACGGCCGGCCGGTCGACACCGCGCACATGCCCACGTGGCGCCTCGTGGTCGCCAACCAGAACCACGACCAGGTCGGCAACCGTGCGCGCGGCGACCGCCCGGCCGAGCACCTCGACGACGACCAGGTCGCCTGCGCGGCGCTGCTGACGCTGGCCGGTCCGTTCACCCCGATGCTCTTCATGGGGGAGGAGTGGGCGGCGTCCTCGCCCTTCGCCTTCTTCACCTCCCACCCCGAGCCGGAGCTCGGCAGGGCGACGGCGGACGGCCGGATCGCGGAGTTCGAGCAGATGGGATGGGACCCCGACGAGGTGCTCGACCCCCAGGACCCCGAGACCTTCCATCGCTCGCGCCTCGACTGGGACGAGCGGGCCGGCGGCCGCCACGCGGTGGTCCTCGACTGCTACCGCCGCCTCGGCCGGCTGCGACGCGAGCTGCCCCAGCTCACCGACCCGGACTTCGGTGCCGTGTCGTGCACCGTGGACGGGCGGCTGTTCACCATGCGGCGCGGCGACCTGCTCGTCGTGGTCAACACCGGGGAGGTGGCGACCGAGGTGGAGGTCGGGGACCGCGAGGTGCTCTTCGAGACCCCTGCAGGAGTCGTCGTACGCGACGGGGTGCTGTCGGTGCCTTCCCACGCGGGTGCGCTGCTGGGGGTCTGA
- a CDS encoding carboxypeptidase-like regulatory domain-containing protein, whose translation MGSLRLPARPTAGLTAALAGAVLVLGVLAPAPTASGLPPGSIAGVVRDDIGAPFEGIEVTVWDNVGYGEIVVGQDVTGADGAYQVDGIDPDAYYKVRFSDQDAAYATEWHRNVVAGTFATWVPVAEGEVNTLPDTELEPGGSISGRLTVGAGTPVDQGTVSVWWQYAPRSYAWMEEHTTDSDGRYVIPALPAATYALSFRDPASGATETWNDQGDITSATSIVVASGDHVTGIGALLGGVVTEPPAPPVAAVVNHRLPLIRGILRVGRTIRVTKGIWTPAPSRLDYAWYASGRLIKRADRPRLTLTRKHLGKRMTVRVTASAPSYQSLTVRTARTAKVRR comes from the coding sequence ATGGGATCCCTACGCCTGCCAGCCCGGCCCACCGCGGGCCTGACCGCAGCACTCGCCGGAGCAGTACTCGTGCTGGGCGTGCTGGCTCCTGCGCCCACCGCCTCCGGCCTTCCTCCGGGCAGCATCGCCGGGGTGGTCAGGGATGACATCGGGGCGCCCTTCGAGGGCATCGAGGTCACCGTCTGGGACAACGTGGGCTACGGGGAGATCGTGGTCGGGCAGGACGTCACTGGGGCCGACGGTGCCTACCAGGTGGACGGGATCGACCCGGACGCCTACTACAAGGTCCGGTTCAGCGACCAGGACGCCGCGTACGCCACCGAGTGGCACCGCAACGTCGTCGCGGGCACCTTCGCGACCTGGGTCCCGGTGGCCGAGGGCGAGGTGAACACGCTGCCCGACACCGAGCTCGAGCCGGGCGGCAGCATCTCGGGACGGCTCACCGTCGGAGCCGGCACTCCGGTCGACCAAGGGACGGTCTCCGTGTGGTGGCAGTACGCCCCGCGGTCCTATGCCTGGATGGAGGAGCACACCACGGACAGTGACGGGCGCTACGTGATCCCCGCGCTGCCGGCCGCCACGTACGCGCTGTCGTTCCGGGACCCGGCGTCCGGGGCCACGGAGACCTGGAACGACCAGGGCGACATCACGAGCGCGACCTCGATCGTCGTCGCCAGCGGTGACCACGTCACGGGGATCGGCGCGCTCCTGGGCGGCGTCGTCACCGAACCGCCGGCACCTCCGGTCGCGGCGGTCGTCAACCACCGGCTCCCGCTCATCAGAGGCATCCTGCGCGTCGGCCGGACCATCCGGGTGACGAAGGGAATCTGGACACCGGCCCCGAGCCGGCTCGACTACGCCTGGTACGCCAGCGGCCGGCTCATCAAGCGCGCGGACCGGCCGCGACTCACGCTGACGAGGAAGCACCTCGGCAAGCGGATGACCGTGCGGGTCACTGCCTCGGCGCCGTCGTACCAGTCCCTCACTGTCCGCACTGCCCGGACGGCCAAGGTCCGCCGCTGA
- the treY gene encoding malto-oligosyltrehalose synthase, with amino-acid sequence MTDPARAMRTPHSTYRLQVSPDFDLHAAARVLPYLHDLGVDWVYLSPILASEPGSTHGYDVVAFDHIDEERGGEAGLAAVSAEARRLGMGILVDIVPNHVGVATPSEDPWWWDVLRLGRASEHANAFDVDWAAGDGRIVIPVIGDDDEDAIKIVPSAKGGGEVRYHDQRFPLAPGTTTLEEQHYELVNWRAADEDLNYRRFFAVNTLAAVRVEDPEVFAETHVEIKRWFDEGLVDGLRVDHPDGLRDPKRYLDDLAALTGGAYVLVEKILEPGEELPSEWATAGTTGYDALALVDRVLTDPAGKAPLTALEDRLRGAPVDWARMVHDNKRAVADGILHSEVLRITREVGTYLEARDESADEDAVADAIGELLACFPVYRSYLPEGRHHLDEAFAAARAERPDLAETYDVLEPVMNDEWGQPARRFQQTSGMVMAKGVEDCSFYRWSRLTSLNEVGADPSVFSVDVEAFHDAMASRQRDWPVSMTTLSTHDTKRGEDVRARITVLAEEPGHWEQALDELLRLAPVSDPAFGSLLWQAVLGAWTPDHLPDLPERLHGYAEKAMREAGDHTTWTEPDEAYEAAVHAAVDAVFASDEVRAVLTELAARIDAPAQANSLAAKLLALTMPGVPDVYQGSELWETSLVDPDNRRPVDFEHRAAVLAGTAEDDAATKLHVTCSALTLRRERPELFTGYTPVGATGSAAGHAVAYDRGGAIAVVTRLPVGLEAAGGWGDTTLDLPPGTWHDVLTGLDTDGRLADLLAVHPVALLVRKD; translated from the coding sequence GTGACCGATCCCGCCCGCGCGATGCGTACGCCCCACAGCACCTACCGGCTCCAGGTCAGCCCCGACTTCGACCTCCACGCCGCGGCGCGGGTGCTGCCCTACCTCCACGACCTCGGCGTGGACTGGGTCTACCTCTCGCCGATCCTGGCGTCCGAGCCGGGAAGCACCCACGGCTACGACGTGGTCGCCTTCGACCACATCGACGAGGAGCGCGGCGGCGAGGCCGGCCTGGCCGCGGTCTCCGCCGAGGCACGCCGCCTCGGCATGGGGATCCTGGTCGACATCGTGCCCAACCACGTCGGTGTGGCCACGCCGAGCGAGGACCCGTGGTGGTGGGACGTGCTGCGCCTGGGCCGTGCCTCCGAGCACGCCAACGCCTTCGACGTCGACTGGGCCGCAGGTGACGGTCGCATCGTGATCCCCGTCATCGGTGACGACGACGAGGACGCCATCAAGATCGTGCCCTCGGCCAAGGGTGGGGGCGAGGTCCGCTACCACGACCAGCGCTTCCCGCTCGCGCCCGGCACCACGACGCTGGAGGAGCAGCACTACGAGCTGGTCAACTGGCGCGCGGCCGACGAGGACCTCAACTACCGCCGCTTCTTCGCGGTCAACACCCTCGCCGCCGTGCGCGTCGAGGACCCCGAGGTCTTCGCCGAGACCCACGTGGAGATCAAGCGCTGGTTCGACGAGGGGCTCGTCGACGGCCTCCGCGTCGACCACCCCGACGGCCTGCGCGACCCGAAGCGCTACCTCGACGACCTCGCTGCCCTGACCGGCGGCGCCTACGTCCTGGTCGAGAAGATCCTCGAGCCGGGGGAGGAGCTGCCGTCCGAGTGGGCGACCGCCGGCACCACCGGCTACGACGCGCTCGCGCTCGTCGACCGCGTGCTCACCGACCCCGCCGGCAAGGCGCCCCTGACGGCGCTCGAGGACCGGCTGCGCGGGGCCCCCGTCGACTGGGCGCGGATGGTCCATGACAACAAGCGCGCCGTCGCCGACGGGATCCTGCACTCGGAGGTCCTGCGGATCACCCGCGAGGTGGGCACCTACCTCGAGGCCCGGGACGAGAGCGCCGACGAGGACGCCGTCGCCGACGCGATCGGTGAGCTCCTCGCGTGCTTCCCCGTCTACCGCTCCTACCTCCCCGAGGGCCGCCACCACCTCGACGAGGCCTTCGCTGCCGCTCGCGCCGAGCGGCCCGACCTCGCGGAGACCTACGACGTCCTCGAGCCGGTGATGAACGACGAGTGGGGCCAGCCGGCCCGCCGCTTCCAGCAGACCTCCGGCATGGTGATGGCCAAGGGCGTCGAGGACTGCTCGTTCTACCGCTGGTCGCGCCTCACCTCGCTCAACGAGGTCGGCGCCGACCCGTCGGTCTTCTCCGTCGACGTTGAGGCCTTCCACGACGCGATGGCCTCCCGCCAGCGCGACTGGCCGGTCTCGATGACCACCCTGTCGACCCACGACACCAAGCGCGGCGAGGACGTCCGCGCCCGCATCACCGTGCTGGCCGAGGAGCCCGGCCACTGGGAGCAGGCGCTCGACGAGCTGCTGCGCCTCGCGCCCGTCTCCGACCCGGCGTTCGGCTCGCTGCTGTGGCAGGCCGTGCTCGGCGCGTGGACCCCCGACCACCTCCCCGATCTTCCCGAGCGACTCCACGGCTACGCCGAGAAGGCGATGCGCGAGGCCGGCGACCACACCACGTGGACCGAGCCCGACGAGGCGTACGAGGCTGCGGTGCACGCCGCGGTCGACGCGGTCTTCGCCTCCGACGAGGTCCGCGCGGTGCTGACCGAGCTCGCGGCCCGCATCGACGCCCCCGCGCAGGCCAACTCGCTGGCAGCCAAGCTGCTCGCCCTGACGATGCCGGGCGTGCCCGACGTCTACCAGGGCAGCGAGCTGTGGGAGACCTCGCTGGTCGACCCCGACAACCGCCGCCCGGTCGACTTCGAGCACCGCGCCGCGGTGCTCGCCGGCACGGCCGAGGACGACGCCGCGACCAAGCTGCACGTCACCTGCTCGGCGCTCACCCTGCGCCGCGAGCGGCCCGAGCTGTTCACCGGCTACACCCCGGTCGGCGCGACCGGCTCCGCGGCGGGCCACGCGGTGGCGTACGACCGCGGCGGTGCGATCGCGGTCGTCACCCGGCTCCCCGTCGGCCTCGAGGCCGCCGGCGGCTGGGGCGACACCACGCTCGACCTCCCGCCCGGGACGTGGCACGACGTGCTCACCGGGCTCGACACCGACGGCCGGCTGGCCGACCTGCTGGCGGTGCACCCCGTCGCCCTGCTGGTGAGGAAGGACTGA